The stretch of DNA CAGCTGGCGCGGGCGTCGTCTCGACGCGCCGGAGGGCCTGGCCACACGGCCGACGACGGACCGGGTCAAGGAGGCCCTGTTCTCCATCCTGGGCCGCCGCGTCGAGGGCGCGCCGGTGGTCGATCTGTGCTGCGGCGCGGGCGGGCTGGGCATCGAGGCGCTGAGCCGGGGCGCCGCGGCCTGCGACTTCGTCGACAGCTCGCCGCGGGCGCTGGCCGCCGTGCGGGCCAACCTGGCGGCCTGCCGCGCCGATCCCGCCGCGG from bacterium encodes:
- a CDS encoding RsmD family RNA methyltransferase, whose protein sequence is MRVVAGSWRGRRLDAPEGLATRPTTDRVKEALFSILGRRVEGAPVVDLCCGAGGLGIEALSRGAAACDFVDSSPRALAAVRANLAACRADPAA